TAAATAAGGTGAAATCAAGGGCCAATCTGTCCCATATCCTATGGACAAAATTACCATTCTAAGTTCTAATAATTACCATTCCAACCCAGCCCAAATCTAATGGGTTTCTTGTAAATAAGGTGAaattgagaaggaaaaatttaACTGTAGCTGAATGAACAGTAAATCATTCCTCAATTTTAGAATAGATAGCTAGAAAGTGTAGCTCGAGCGTTGCTGTGGGAAATGTGATTCACGCATTACTGTGGCATTGGAAATTGTATGACATATTTTGATGCACTAAGTTAGAAAACGACTACATGTGCAAACAATGCAAATAACTAAATTAGACACAAGCCAACTAATTTCAATTTTAACCAAATCAGAAAAACAATCACAGTCGAACTAATCTCTACTTCCCATATGAAGTAGAAGATGTCCCCTGTTTTGCATCTGTGAACCGCGCGGTTTTCACCCTCTACGGACAAAAAGATGAAAGTAAAATTGTTTAACAAcattataaaaattatacatacaatattatatatgtatttgcACATAAAGTATAAAGATTTACTAACAGATTCGAGgttaaatttaacaaaataagTAATTATGAATGGAAATCAAACTATATCATAGTTGTTAAAAAATACTTTTGGCTAAATCTTACAAATAGAATGAAAATGTCTTTTACCAACTGAATGATGCATAAAATCGTTAATTTCAAAATAAACCAACTTTAAAAAATCCTAACACGATATGACATTGTAAAAAACCTTAAACCCGTTACTGGAACAAACCTCAAAATGGCCACTAATTGTTCTGGATGGGACACACCAATTTTTACCATGAGAAAAAAGCAACTCCAAACCCAAATTAAGCATTTGATAAATCGTATTTACTGAagagaatttaatttttttttgaagggGAAGCTTACCAGGGTTAGCAAAGTTAAATTCGAAAGTGGAAGAATATTGACATAAACATAGTAGTGGGATTGATGATGGATTCAGTATGTTATTTTGTATCAATTCAAATGGATGAAAACTATTAAAGGAGCTATAGGTCACAGTTTGGAGTATGCAAAAGTACTacttcaaattttcaagtttGGAGTATGCAAAAGTACtacttcaaattttcaagatgCTCAGTAGATCTCTAAATTTCAAAAAGTGTACAAATTGAAACTAATAGAGCTATTTCTAACTTTCCAAAAGTATTTAAATTGAAACTAATAGATCTTTCTTCTGTATACTGATAATTTAAGAATTGAAACTAATTTAACTCTTTTGGATATTGATACTTTAATATTTGCTACAAAAAATGAATCCATAACTTTCTTAGAGCACGAAATTGGAGCtaacataaaaaaaagaaaatgtatcAAATTAACAATATGCAATCAATTAACAATTTCATAACAAAACAACTAAAAAGTCAGACCCAGGGAACACATATTTTATTCGCTTTTGAATACCAATTAAGAAAAAATCTTATGATAAaattcaaaacccacataaacaaaaaattctaTTAAACTGAAATCTCCCTAGGAATAGAGCATGCTTACAGAAACTTTCCTTTATGTTGAGATTGATTCCGGCAGTTAATGAAGTTGcagtgttttctttgttttgggaGCCATTCATACCTGAAGAAACATTTAAGTATCAAATTCCTTCACAAAATGAGTTTTCACATAATCTGAAAAAGGTCTTTTAATCACAATCTTAAGAAACAGAACAACCAATATATACACAATGACAAAGCTTAATCGAATGAAAAATGTAACCACAGTAGACCAAACAAATGTAACCTTTTGAATAAAGTATTTTTAAATCATTCGCTGCAAAAGCAGGAAAAACAGATGGCAAACACAGTTAGTTTTGGATTAGGTTTAGAATATAATTCAAAATCTCATCTGTAACCTTGTTTCCATCTTGATCAGCGGCAGTTAAAACCGATTTGAAAACCTAATCACATAATCAGTTTCTAGCTCGAACAAAAAAGGACAGTTTTTACAGCGATAAAAAAGTCCGTAATAAAAGGATTTTTACCATCCATGAACCAGCCACTATCCGAAGATGTGTATGCTTTCGTAACAATAAGGTTGAGATCAGTAAGTACTTCTACAACTTCCAGAAGTATTCCATGTTTGTTTGCTCTGTTATTAATTACAATCCTAAGAGAAACATTATTGGATGAAGAGGTGTAAGTTTGAATAAGGGAGATGGTAAATAATTGAAGTGATTTTGAGGAATTTAAGGTATGATTTATGCATATAGCTTGGTAGGTTCATTCTCCGCATGAGTTTCTCATACTCATCATCCATGTCATGCGAAAAGCTTATACTAACTTTTGCAGAAAGTCacctaaaaaatgaaaaataaaattagacaaaaggttaaagagaacaaaaaaactaattggAGAGATGAACAGAACCATTGTAACCAATCGGAAAATGACTTGTAAATGTCAGTCAAAAGAATGttttatgtgtttctttgaaaaaaTGTTTGACCCTTACTTATAAAATTCCCTTACTTATAGAATTTCTATTATGGTCATGAaaggttttttcaaaacaattggtTGATTGATCCAGTGTGTTAACAacgttttttcctttttatccctTGTTGattgaaaatgacttaaaaactaatgaaaaatgatttcattaaagtaaatagtaccatgattgtaGTGGAAGGACTGTAGAATGGGATGAGTGGGATTGGCCATCCACACATTGCATGGCTTATAATATTACCACAGTTTTGGATTTCTAagcaagaaaatttaaaatatgatttttttcttaaaaaatagtGGCCCTCCTGCACAAGACTCTCCTGCAGCGTTCCTCCCTCCTTCCTTCACCACGCACCAACAATAAAAATCCCTATAACTAAATAAAGCAACATCTCCCCAAAACAACCGCAAACCCATCACTCTGTGCCGCCAAATCTTTCTATCGCCGACTCCATCCCCAAACCAGCCCAAAACTCATCATCACTCCCGACTCTATGTCATCTCACCGAATTTCACATGGCTCAGCCGCCCTTCCCCCAATTTCAAACCCTCAGACACACATATACATTACCTTCAATCTGTGCTGTTCGATTTTGTCGATGGGGATCCAGGTCGAAGATCCGAGACCAAAATTTTTGGTGCCCGTTTTCGCTGGAAACCATGGCTCATCTGGCGAGCCACATCCAAAACTACGAGGTCCGATTCCTCCCCGAGTTCTTTGACTCTCGCTCAAATTGGACGGATTTTCGAGTGGAACTGTTCGCCATGGCCTGCAGCAACGCCGCGGCCGAGTTGCTTGGCGAGGCTGAGTTGGACGCATcacaaaagagaaagaaatagaGATGGCTTTTTCCATTCTATTTCTCCAGGAGGGCTTGCTGGCGATAGAAGGGCTGTTGTCCCTGCGTCAGGATTTTCCTTTAGTGCACAACAGATTTGGAAAGTAATCAAAGAGAACAAGGACTTGGATCTTCCCGCTCACAAGGTTTGTTAGTTTATTTTCTTCCCATTGATAATTTGTGGTCTTGCCTTCTCATATGCATATAATATATACACATACTGTAATTTAATTAGGTTATGGTTGCTACGGTTCGGTGTGAAGAGATTGCCAACCAGAAATTCAAACAGTTGGTCCAGGATGAGGTATGTGGTCATTTATCTCCACATATGAGGTAGTGCTCTGATAATGTATCAAAGTCTTGGTTATTCAAATTTCTTAATGCAAATACCCATTATTTTTCAGAAAAAACTTTCTTCGTCTTTAAGCGGTCCTGTAGAGGCTCTACTGGAAACTGGTGCAAAAGACACCTGGGCTTCGATACGAAAACTACTTAATCGTGAGACCAAAGTTGCAGTATCGGAGTTCTCAACTGCATTTTTGAGTTGGACAATGAAACGGTTGTCAAAATGAAGCAGCATTTGAAGGATTATGCAAGAAATTGGTGGAGAAAAAAGCAAGAGAAGAGGCTGGGAAAATTATGATCCACACATGAAGGATCGGTAGGAACTTTTTAAaaatcttcttttcttttttaccttGTTATTTTGGTTGCTGATCACTTCTGTTGTCATTTCTCAGGTTTGACGTAGTCTTCAATTATTACAGCGATTCAATGCCTAGGGTTTGGACTGGGAATGAAGACATTAGAAGTATTACCAAGGATGCACGAACTGCGGTAATCATTGGGAACTTTTGTGGAAGTACATGTTATCTATCTTTCTGACTTAAAGTGATGTTTTAGTTGTTTGATCATCTCTTTCTTGCAGTctctgaagcttttgttgaccaTGGCTGCTATTCGCTTGGATGAGAAGCCAGATAATATTGAAAATGTCCTAGTTTCTTCTCTGGTGGACAGGACTGTTACTGTTTCATCTTCACAAAATAGGAAACTAGGACCTCCTACAGATCCTCTTGCCTCAAGCTCTTGGGAAGAGGTACCATTTATTTATGGGTTTggtttttatgtaaaatttttcTATGATGAAACTCCCTTCTTATTAAGGTTAACTCTAAACTAGGTTTCTTCAAAGGATACCTTAATTACCCCAGTACAGTGCAAGTCATTGTCAAGGCAGTTCAAAGCAGAGACCGAATATAGAGTCACTCAAGCTATTTCGGCACAGGTATACTTAAGTTTAACTTCAGTAGTGTAATTGTTTTTATATCGTTTAATCAGAGTTGCATCTCGAATAAATGGATTTTGTCTTTTATAAAATGTTCTTTAAAGATATGGTTATGAAAATATGAATATTGGAACATGTTCCTGCAAAAGTAATGAACAACTGGTGGGAGGAACGTGGAAATAGGACGCATGCATTGTCCTCGGATGACATTTTGGGCGGGAGTTCTTATGTAAATTGGATTTAGTTTAGTAGTGAAACCAAACATATGGAAAAATTTCATATTGAAAATCGCGCTGATTCTTGACTTGGGTATGGTTTAGTCAGATAGGACCGACTTATAATCAAGTTCAGTGTATTCTTGTTTTTTCTACAAAGAAAAATCCTAGCATCCTATTACTATTTTTGTAACGAGCTCCCTATCTTTATGCTTATAGCTCTGCTCGATCATGATGTTGTTTGCTTTTGTACTTTCAGGAGGCTCACAAGCGGAGTAACAACTGGTTACCTCCTCCATGGGCTATAATGGCGATGATCGTTCTTGGTTTTAACGAATTTATGATGCTTTTAAAGTAATTactttccttcttttttgtttccttttgcaAGTTTTAGGTTTTGGACATTTTTAAGTGTCCAGACGCTAATGTCTTGCACATCTGTTAATCACTGTGccttttttcttcaaatgaaACAGGAACCCTCTCTACCT
This genomic interval from Malus domestica chromosome 05, GDT2T_hap1 contains the following:
- the LOC103454295 gene encoding protein ROOT HAIR DEFECTIVE 3 homolog 2-like isoform X2 — protein: MQEIGGEKSKRRGWENYDPHMKDRFDVVFNYYSDSMPRVWTGNEDIRSITKDARTASLKLLLTMAAIRLDEKPDNIENVLVSSLVDRTVTVSSSQNRKLGPPTDPLASSSWEEVSSKDTLITPVQCKSLSRQFKAETEYRVTQAISAQEAHKRSNNWLPPPWAIMAMIVLGFNEFMMLLKNPLYLMVLFVAFLLSKALWVQMDITGQFQHDTSNTVQECVSEFISFVTSESLLEARETSSALGAVGSADGSALAKGATRFHAIYNKPVRFGLILGLVGRALLSYLFETDWVGLLCCHSGRVSGMGGHASVREGERETEREREGEGSWHG
- the LOC103454295 gene encoding protein ROOT HAIR DEFECTIVE 3 homolog 2-like isoform X5, which gives rise to MQEIGGEKSKRRGWENYDPHMKDRFDVVFNYYSDSMPRVWTGNEDIRSITKDARTASLKLLLTMAAIRLDEKPDNIENVLVSSLVDRTVTVSSSQNRKLGPPTDPLASSSWEEVSSKDTLITPVQCKSLSRQFKAETEYRVTQAISAQEAHKRSNNWLPPPWAIMAMIVLGFNEFMMLLKNPLYLMVLFVAFLLSKALWVQMDITGQFQHDTSNTVQECVSEFISFVTSE
- the LOC103454295 gene encoding protein ROOT HAIR DEFECTIVE 3 homolog 2-like isoform X3; amino-acid sequence: MQEIGGEKSKRRGWENYDPHMKDRFDVVFNYYSDSMPRVWTGNEDIRSITKDARTASLKLLLTMAAIRLDEKPDNIENVLVSSLVDRTVTVSSSQNRKLGPPTDPLASSSWEEVSSKDTLITPVQCKSLSRQFKAETEYRVTQAISAQEAHKRSNNWLPPPWAIMAMIVLGFNEFMMLLKNPLYLMVLFVAFLLSKALWVQMDITGQFQHDTSNTVQECVSEFISFVTSDAPVVITVCDFALPDGRSLLEARETSSALGAVGSADGSALAKCRCIET
- the LOC103454295 gene encoding protein ROOT HAIR DEFECTIVE 3 homolog 2-like isoform X4, with the protein product MQEIGGEKSKRRGWENYDPHMKDRFDVVFNYYSDSMPRVWTGNEDIRSITKDARTASLKLLLTMAAIRLDEKPDNIENVLVSSLVDRTVTVSSSQNRKLGPPTDPLASSSWEEVSSKDTLITPVQCKSLSRQFKAETEYRVTQAISAQEAHKRSNNWLPPPWAIMAMIVLGFNEFMMLLKNPLYLMVLFVAFLLSKALWVQMDITGQFQHDTHADKTLVSPASTKIIGRKCPRPKKIQRG
- the LOC103454295 gene encoding protein ROOT HAIR DEFECTIVE 3 homolog 2-like isoform X1 — its product is MQEIGGEKSKRRGWENYDPHMKDRFDVVFNYYSDSMPRVWTGNEDIRSITKDARTASLKLLLTMAAIRLDEKPDNIENVLVSSLVDRTVTVSSSQNRKLGPPTDPLASSSWEEVSSKDTLITPVQCKSLSRQFKAETEYRVTQAISAQEAHKRSNNWLPPPWAIMAMIVLGFNEFMMLLKNPLYLMVLFVAFLLSKALWVQMDITGQFQHDTSNTVQECVSEFISFVTSDAPVVITVCDFALPDGRSLLEARETSSALGAVGSADGSALAKGATRFHAIYNKPVRFGLILGLVGRALLSYLFETDWVGLLCCHSGRVSGMGGHASVREGERETEREREGEGSWHG